In a single window of the Drosophila albomicans strain 15112-1751.03 chromosome 3, ASM965048v2, whole genome shotgun sequence genome:
- the LOC117569689 gene encoding transmembrane protein 164 yields the protein MDWDWAVGGITDEIPRTTGPECINYMTDRRRWIETALLSALFIYIMHSSWKRLAPIRLPPPHEIQKPHSPMRLFLLISMSIIFGIEMGFKLAGRSMIFALNPCHVQTCLQIYLLAAKPTKITTALFRIQMSNLNGPFLAFIFPEVEGRTYPFEQATYWIQHALLYIIPIYILRSGAYTIEDPRDFKWSNIGTAFMLFYHFVLLSPLSIFTGINLDHMLCAAMSDPFQGQNYRLFACCHQTLLCPLLSKGTALLFGSQKSRSNENGIHNVVGVGVPVGCEDYTQSEAEHVLYHQLQQQEYATAESITAEYTMPTTKID from the exons ATGGACTGGGATTGGGCTGTCGGCGGCATTACGGATGAGATACCACGTACAACGGGTCCCGAATGCATTAACTACATGACGGATCGTCGGCGCTGGATTGAGACGGCGTTACTATCAGCTCTATTCATCTACATCATGCACAGCTCATGGAAGCGGTTGGCACCTATAAGGCTGCCGCCACCGCATGAGATACAGAAACCTCACAGTCCCATGCGACTCTTTCTGCTCATCAGCATGTCCATTATCTTTGGCATTGAAATGGGCTTTAAGCTAGCCGGACGCTCAATGATCTTTGCCCTGAATCCGTGTCATGTTCAAACGTGTCTGCAG ATTTATCTTCTAGCTGCTAAGCCGACAAAGATAACAACAGCATTGTTTCGCATCCAAATGAGCAACTTGAATGGTCCATTTCTCGCATTTATATTTCCAGAGGTCGAGGGACGAACGTATCCTTTTGAACAGGCAACGTATTGGATTCAACATGCTTTGCTCTACATTATACCCATTTATATACTAAGAAGTG GTGCATATACCATTGAGGATCCAAGAGATTTCAAATGGTCCAATATCGGCACAGCATTTATGCTCTTTTATCACTTCGTGCTGCTTTCTCCGCTCTCCATT TTTACGGGCATTAATCTGGATCATATGCTTTGCGCGGCCATGTCAGATCCTTTTCAAGGTCAAAACTACAGATTGTTTGCCTGTTGTCACCAGACTTTATTGTGTCCACTTCTCAGTAAAGGAACGGCTCTCTTATTTGGCTCGCAAAAGAGCAGATCCAATGAGAATGGCATACACAATGTGGTCGGCGTAGGTGTGCCTGTAGGTTGTGAGGACTACACACAGTCGGAGGCGGAACATGTGCTATatcatcagctgcagcagcaggaatATGCCACGGCGGAGTCCATTACGGCAGAGTATACGATGCCAACGACAAAGATTGACTAG